One Rhinoraja longicauda isolate Sanriku21f chromosome 44, sRhiLon1.1, whole genome shotgun sequence DNA segment encodes these proteins:
- the LOC144612413 gene encoding sialic acid-binding Ig-like lectin 13, whose amino-acid sequence MIGRSCFLLSLLHAVMSGEWSSFTPLVVTAQNGLCARIPCNYSYPSNLINESRFGIWFNSERQDFTSVALFSEHHTMVAPKFRHRTRLSGVLRDNDCSLVIDNVTQEDAGPYFFRVDFFDGQNHYNYHPATQLHVTDFTDKPMIFPAEMVAGQPVNVTCSFNTTCDGTAPTLTWDTSADEPPSASHSVTQRGDTLTYTSVLSLTPALKHHGQNLTCRVRYPTVSSEQKLTLTVQYVPQNLSITSPDNVNNSRVSVKEGISAALLCSVHSFPASNLTWRHLGVTLSTTRSSNELWLKILQVTPQDAGDYQCVAENEQGTGEETVTLIVELRGWDRSWKCIVALIVLAVVLGVVTVIFWAARCRSK is encoded by the exons ccgTGATGTCGGGGGAATGGAGTTCATTCACTCCACTAGTTGTCACAGCGCAGAATGGTTTGTGTGCACGGATTCCGTGCAACTACAGTTACCCGTCAAATCTGATCAATGAATCACGGTTTGGAATCTGGTTTAACAGTGAGAGGCAGGACTTTACATCTGTGGCCTTGTTCTCCGAGCATCACACCATGGTAGCACCAAAGTTTCGGCATCGGACCCGGCTGTCAGGGGTCCTGAGAGACAACGACTGTTCCCTGGTTATAGACAACGTCACGCAGGAAGATGCAGGTCCTTATTTTTTCAGAGTTGATTTCTTCGACGGCCAAAATCATTACAACTACCACCCTGCAACACAGCTCCATGTTACTG ATTTCACAGATAAACCCATGATATTCCCTGCTGAAATGGTGGCAGGTCAGCCTGTGAACGTGACCTGCTCCTTCAACACCACGTGTGATGGAACAGCACCCACCTTAACCTGGGACACCTCCGCTGATGAACCACCGTCAGCCTCACAcagcgtaactcagcggggtgaCACGCTGACATATACCTCTGTTCTGTCCCTGACCCCAGCGCTCAAACATCACGGGCAAAACCTCACCTGCAGAGTCAGATACCCAACTGTCTCATCCGAGCAGAAACTCACACTGACTGTGCAAT ATGTGCCGCAGAAtctctccatcacttcccccGACAACGTGAACAATTCCAGGGTCAGTGTAAAGGAAGGAATCTCTGCGGCGCTCCTCTGCTCCGTCCACAGTTTCCCAGCGTCCAACCTGACGTGGCGACACCTCGGTGTCACGCTGAGCACAACACGTTCCAGCAACGAGCTGTGGTTGAAAATCCTTCAGGTGACACCACAGGATGCCGGAGACTATCAGTGTGTGGCGGAGAATGAACAGGGGACAGGGGAGGAGACTGTGACCCTCATCGTAGAAT TACGTGGCTGGGACAGGTCTTGGAAATGCATCGTGGCCCTGATCGTTCTTGCCGTAGTCCTTGGTGTCGTCACAGTAATCTTCTGGGCAGCGCGTTGTCGCAGCAAATGA